One stretch of Pigmentiphaga aceris DNA includes these proteins:
- a CDS encoding ABC transporter permease — translation MIRYLTSRLTGLVMVLVIVAVLVFVLTRAASGDPVAVLLGDQATAADIAKARIAYGLDRPLPVQFFYWAREVLQGNLGDSIFLQRPVTQALWERAEPTVLLALFAVAIATAIGVPCGIVSAAFRGRLTDQFFTVIAMLGASIPSFWLGLVLMQIFAVSLGWFPVSGYGDPGAPLSERLQHLILPATVLGLLNSALIIRFTRASMLDVLGEDYVRTARAKGLTEFNVTMKHALRNALIPIVTVIGLTTALMIGGAVVTETVFGLPGVGNLVVSAVLRRDYPVIQGTLLVIAAIYVLINFAIDLLYAVVDPRVKY, via the coding sequence ATGATTCGTTATCTCACATCTCGCTTGACCGGACTCGTCATGGTCCTGGTCATCGTGGCGGTGCTGGTGTTCGTGCTGACGCGCGCTGCTTCTGGTGATCCAGTGGCCGTGCTGTTGGGCGACCAGGCCACCGCCGCCGACATTGCCAAGGCGCGTATCGCCTACGGCCTGGATCGCCCTTTGCCGGTCCAGTTCTTCTACTGGGCCCGTGAAGTGCTGCAGGGCAACCTGGGTGACTCCATCTTCCTGCAGCGCCCCGTGACCCAGGCCCTGTGGGAACGTGCTGAACCCACCGTGTTGCTGGCCTTGTTCGCCGTGGCGATTGCAACGGCCATCGGGGTGCCCTGTGGCATCGTGTCAGCTGCCTTCCGTGGGCGGCTGACTGACCAGTTCTTCACAGTCATCGCCATGCTGGGAGCCAGCATTCCAAGCTTCTGGCTGGGGCTGGTGTTGATGCAGATTTTCGCCGTGTCATTGGGCTGGTTCCCGGTGTCCGGCTACGGCGACCCAGGGGCACCGCTGTCCGAACGCTTGCAGCATTTGATTCTGCCCGCCACCGTGCTGGGCCTGCTGAACTCGGCGCTGATCATTCGTTTCACCCGTGCGTCGATGCTAGACGTGCTGGGCGAAGACTACGTGCGTACCGCACGTGCCAAGGGCCTGACTGAATTCAACGTCACCATGAAACACGCGCTGCGCAATGCGCTGATCCCGATCGTCACCGTCATCGGTCTGACGACCGCGTTGATGATCGGCGGTGCCGTGGTGACCGAGACCGTGTTCGGTTTGCCGGGTGTCGGCAACCTGGTGGTGTCTGCGGTGCTGCGTCGTGACTATCCGGTGATCCAGGGCACGCTGCTGGTGATCGCCGCGATCTACGTGCTGATCAACTTTGCGATCGACCTGCTGTATGCAGTGGTCGACCCGCGTGTGAAGTATTGA
- a CDS encoding ABC transporter permease: MVFPMILRKLFRRRIVLVAAVVLLAIVGLAIGADFVTAFGPNDMSVLKRLRAPGVDGYLLGSDELGRDLWARILYGARYSLAIGGMTALGAVVFGTFLGLIAGFFRRLDGAVMRVVDAMMAFPDILLGIALVAILGPSFSNLVLALVLVYIPRVARVVRASTLVLREQLFVEAARSLGVSNTGILLRHILPNLVSPVLVQVSFIFAYAILAEAGLSYLGVGVPPEIPTWGTMVAGSQQYAHRAIGVVLFPGLAIIVTALSLQLLGDGVRDLLDPRLKKSQ; this comes from the coding sequence ATGGTCTTTCCAATGATTTTGCGCAAGCTGTTCCGCCGCCGCATCGTGCTGGTGGCAGCAGTGGTGCTGTTGGCCATTGTTGGCCTGGCAATCGGTGCCGACTTCGTGACCGCGTTTGGCCCGAATGACATGTCGGTGCTGAAGCGCCTGCGCGCGCCGGGTGTCGATGGGTACCTGCTGGGCAGTGACGAACTGGGCCGCGACTTGTGGGCGCGCATTCTGTACGGCGCACGTTATTCGCTGGCGATCGGCGGCATGACGGCCTTGGGCGCAGTGGTGTTCGGCACCTTCCTGGGCCTGATCGCCGGTTTCTTCCGTCGCCTGGACGGCGCGGTGATGCGTGTGGTCGACGCCATGATGGCCTTCCCGGACATTCTGCTGGGCATCGCGCTGGTCGCGATTCTTGGCCCGTCCTTCAGCAATCTGGTGCTGGCGCTGGTGCTGGTCTACATCCCGCGCGTGGCGCGTGTGGTGCGGGCGTCCACGCTGGTCCTGCGTGAGCAGTTGTTCGTGGAAGCCGCCCGTTCGCTGGGTGTGTCGAACACCGGCATTTTGCTGCGCCATATTCTGCCGAACCTGGTGTCGCCGGTGCTGGTACAGGTGTCGTTCATCTTCGCCTACGCGATTTTGGCCGAAGCGGGCCTGTCGTACCTGGGCGTGGGTGTGCCGCCCGAGATCCCCACCTGGGGCACGATGGTCGCAGGCAGTCAGCAGTACGCGCACCGTGCCATTGGTGTGGTGCTGTTCCCGGGTCTGGCCATCATCGTGACGGCTTTGTCCTTGCAGTTGCTGGGCGACGGGGTACGTGACCTGCTCGATCCCCGCCTGAAGAAATCGCAGTAG
- a CDS encoding ABC transporter ATP-binding protein codes for MTDNGPVVSVNEVSFQIRAGCTTALVGESGSGKSVTSLTLMGLLPATSKPVVSGQAMFTRRNGETVDLLNIPNKTRRVLRGNEVAMIFQEPMTSLNPVFTVGEQIAESVRLHQGKDRKAALAHARRMLDLVEIPAADRRIHEYPHQLSGGMRQRVMIALAMACEPQLLIADEPTTALDVTIQAQILVLMRKLQDELGMSMLFITHNLGVVAHHADEVAVMYAGRIVEAAPVRRLFAEPRHPYTQGLLNCLPARARPAHGAAAESGEIKPGTRQNKFKRLYAIRGQVSSPFAPPPGCAFEPRCDIAIAQCREKMPALLDEGEQRQTRCYRSGTPVVPELAGAGHE; via the coding sequence ATGACCGACAACGGCCCGGTCGTATCGGTCAACGAAGTCAGTTTCCAGATCCGCGCAGGCTGTACCACCGCCCTGGTGGGCGAGTCCGGTTCAGGCAAGTCAGTCACCAGTCTGACACTGATGGGCCTGCTGCCGGCCACGTCCAAACCGGTGGTGTCGGGCCAGGCCATGTTCACGCGTCGCAATGGCGAAACCGTGGACTTGCTGAACATCCCGAACAAGACGCGTCGAGTGCTGCGCGGCAACGAAGTCGCGATGATCTTCCAGGAGCCGATGACCAGCCTGAACCCGGTGTTCACCGTGGGCGAGCAGATCGCCGAATCGGTGCGCCTGCATCAAGGCAAGGATCGCAAGGCGGCGCTGGCACACGCGCGTCGCATGCTCGATCTGGTTGAAATTCCGGCTGCTGATCGTCGCATTCACGAATATCCGCACCAGTTGTCGGGCGGCATGCGTCAACGCGTGATGATTGCGTTGGCCATGGCCTGTGAACCGCAGTTGCTGATCGCCGACGAGCCGACCACTGCACTGGACGTGACCATCCAGGCGCAGATTCTGGTGCTGATGCGCAAGCTGCAAGACGAGCTGGGCATGAGCATGCTGTTCATCACCCACAACCTGGGCGTGGTCGCGCACCACGCCGACGAAGTGGCGGTGATGTATGCGGGTCGCATCGTTGAAGCCGCGCCGGTGCGTCGGCTGTTTGCCGAACCGCGCCACCCGTACACGCAAGGTCTGTTGAACTGTCTGCCGGCACGTGCGCGTCCGGCGCATGGCGCAGCCGCTGAGTCAGGTGAAATCAAGCCCGGAACCCGTCAGAACAAGTTCAAGCGTCTGTACGCCATTCGTGGCCAGGTATCCAGCCCGTTTGCGCCGCCGCCGGGCTGTGCCTTCGAGCCGCGTTGCGACATCGCCATTGCGCAGTGCCGTGAAAAGATGCCGGCCTTGCTGGATGAAGGCGAGCAGCGCCAGACCCGTTGTTATCGATCCGGCACGCCGGTCGTCCCCGAACTCGCCGGAGCCGGCCATGAATGA
- a CDS encoding ABC transporter ATP-binding protein — protein MNEALRENTADVMLEVVDLKKHFPHASGRPVRAVDGVSFTIRQGETLGLVGESGSGKSTVGRAVLRLLEPTDGSVKFKGKEIAHLRSGELLPLRRKMQMIFQDPYASLNPRMRIGSVLAEGLNTHKLVKGASERKTRVSELLSMVGLAPEHADRYPHEFSGGQRQRIGVARALSVEPEFIVADEPLSALDVSVQAQVVNLLCDLRERLSLTMLFISHDLDVVEFLCDRVIVLYLGRVMEVADTETLFANPQHPYTQALLAASPEADPERPSTPIVLRGDIPSPIDPPSGCVFRTRCPHVMPICAEQVPVLVDRGLGHRSACHLHTLHPEQS, from the coding sequence ATGAATGAAGCACTGCGTGAGAACACCGCCGACGTGATGTTGGAAGTCGTCGATCTGAAAAAGCACTTCCCGCACGCCAGCGGCCGCCCGGTGCGCGCCGTTGACGGTGTGTCCTTCACCATTCGCCAAGGCGAAACGCTTGGCCTGGTGGGTGAATCGGGTTCCGGCAAAAGCACGGTCGGCCGTGCCGTGCTGCGCCTGCTGGAACCGACCGATGGCAGCGTGAAGTTCAAGGGCAAAGAGATTGCGCACTTGCGCAGCGGTGAACTGCTGCCGCTGCGTCGCAAGATGCAGATGATCTTCCAGGACCCCTATGCCAGCCTGAACCCGCGCATGCGCATCGGCAGCGTGCTGGCCGAAGGCTTGAACACGCACAAGCTGGTCAAGGGCGCTTCGGAGCGCAAGACGCGCGTGTCGGAACTGCTCAGCATGGTGGGCCTGGCCCCCGAACACGCTGACCGCTATCCGCACGAATTCTCGGGCGGACAGCGCCAGCGTATCGGCGTGGCGCGTGCCTTGTCGGTCGAACCCGAATTCATCGTGGCCGACGAACCGCTGTCGGCGCTGGATGTCTCGGTACAGGCGCAGGTGGTGAACCTGCTGTGCGACCTGCGCGAACGCCTGTCGCTCACCATGTTGTTCATCTCGCACGACCTGGACGTCGTTGAATTCCTGTGCGACCGGGTTATCGTGCTGTACCTCGGGCGGGTAATGGAAGTTGCGGACACGGAAACGCTGTTTGCCAACCCCCAGCACCCGTACACGCAGGCCTTGCTGGCGGCTTCGCCCGAGGCCGATCCCGAGCGCCCGTCCACCCCGATCGTATTGCGCGGCGACATTCCCAGCCCCATCGATCCGCCGTCGGGCTGTGTGTTCCGCACGCGTTGTCCCCACGTCATGCCGATCTGCGCCGAACAAGTTCCGGTGCTGGTCGATCGTGGGCTGGGACATCGCAGCGCCTGTCATCTCCATACTTTGCATCCGGAACAGTCATGA